One segment of Pseudoalteromonas rubra DNA contains the following:
- a CDS encoding glycine cleavage system protein R yields the protein MKQLVLTLIGKDQPGLVERVSSTILNHHGNWLTSNLSHFAGQFAGIVQVEVAEEHLQELQNAVLDIPELEVRIANGEQTDSTEPETLNLVITGNDRPGIVQELAAVIRHKGANITHLNSKQQSAPNWGVPIFSAFATVSLPAGMLKDNVVEALEAITSDLIVDVEQP from the coding sequence ATGAAGCAGTTAGTACTAACACTTATAGGCAAGGACCAACCAGGTCTCGTTGAAAGGGTTTCCTCAACCATTCTTAACCATCACGGTAACTGGCTAACCAGTAACCTAAGCCACTTCGCCGGACAGTTTGCAGGGATAGTACAGGTTGAAGTAGCAGAGGAGCACTTGCAAGAGCTACAAAACGCCGTACTTGATATCCCGGAGCTGGAAGTGCGGATTGCCAATGGCGAGCAAACCGACAGCACAGAGCCGGAAACACTCAACCTGGTGATCACAGGTAATGACAGACCTGGCATTGTACAGGAGCTGGCAGCGGTGATCCGTCATAAGGGGGCGAATATTACCCACCTTAATTCTAAACAACAAAGCGCACCAAATTGGGGAGTACCGATATTTAGCGCATTTGCCACCGTCAGCCTGCCTGCAGGGATGCTAAAAGACAACGTTGTCGAAGCGCTTGAGGCGATCACCAGCGATCTGATCGTGGATGTTGAACAACCTTAA